Genomic segment of Arachis hypogaea cultivar Tifrunner chromosome 16, arahy.Tifrunner.gnm2.J5K5, whole genome shotgun sequence:
AAACGTAGATCGAAACGGTACTGAATCTGATTAAACATCTGATCACGGTTTAAATCATTTGTTCTCTTAGGATGTGACCCGTATACTTTGATGTGTGTTGCTGTATTATATCAAATATTAGTTACTGTACTTGGGAAGAACTTAATAATAACCATTGTCTAAATATACAATGTTACATGTCCTAATTGATTTCAACTATTGTCTTAACTCTTAATTTACACTGAAATTCTCGTTTGATGTTAGGGATTCTGGTAGTCTAACTGATTCGGATAGTGGAACTAAGAGTGGCAATAGCCCTGATAGCAGAAGTCAAGCTGATGGGAAAGATCTGAAGCATAAAGATCATGGGCAGAaaaatggtattttttttttttataaattcaactTCCATTTTGTGTGGCATTATACGTGTGCATTACTTATGTTGAAACAAAATCTTGAATTACATAATAGAATTTTGTAAAGATTCAACTTCACAGAGGAGCAGACATCCTTTTTTTTCTGCTATCTTCCCTTGTTGCCTTCTAGCTAGTCATCAATTTTAAGTTTTGAAAGAAGTCAATGAAGTTCACTTGTACAAAAATCAGcttctttattttaaattcaagtgTGACTCCTTTCACGACTTGGATTACTTTCACAACTAATGCAGTTCTTGTTGGTTTGTTACGTAAGTCGCTGGTAAATTTGTAGCTTATGCAAGTCAATTGCTTGGATTTTGATTACTCTAGCTTTACTTTGTTGGGCAATGTTAGTAATGTCATGTCCTGCCTTTGTTTTTGCTTCATAGCTGAAGATCAGTCTCCATTAAATGTGGAGAATGAATTGCCTCTTGCACATCGGAAAAAGCGGGAGGAACTGGATATGCCAGAGGAAGAATTTCCGAAGGAGAATGGAGCACGGCGCAGCAATGGCATAGGAACCAACCATCGATCTGACAGAAGTGAAGAAAGGCAACCTGATGTGGTTGATGATCATCCAGGGAAATCTAGGTCTACTTTCAAATCTTGTTGGACCTCAGTTATTTCTCATGCTTACCATTTCTTCCAGATGTGGTATTTTATTAAAAGGTGATGTGCAGGAGTCGAAGCATGAGTCCTAAGCGAGCTGTGAGTAAGAGTATGAGTATTAGTCCCAGGGGTGGAAAAAGAAGCCCAAGCCCAAGTCCAAGTCCAGACAGGAGTTTGAGCAGAAGTCCAAGTCGTAGTAGAAGCCCTCCTGCTCCATCAAGGCGGAGTTTGAGCAGGAGTCCTGCTAGAAGCATAAGCAGAAGTCCTGTTAGAAGGACAAGCAGAAGTCCAGACCGAAGCATCATTAGAAGCCCAGTGAGGGGTAGGAAGGGGAGAAGTGTCAGCAGAAGCCCCATGAGAACTCGCAATCATAGAAGTATCAGTAGAAGCTCTGGGAGAATCCGTGATCGCAGTGTTAGTAGAAGTCCTGTGAGAGCCCGTGATCGCAGAAGTATCAGTAGAAGCCCTGTGAGAGCTCGTGATCGTGGAAGTGTCAGCCGAAGCCCTGTGAGATCCCATTCTCGCAGTCATCGGAGCAGGAGTTCTCCCAGACCACCATCAAGAAGAACAATCAGTAGGAGCCCTGTGCGAGTGTCAAGAAAGAGCATAAGCCGAAGTCCAGTTAGGTCCTCTGCCAGAAGCTTGAGTAGAAGCTCTGGGAGGGTTCCTTTGAGAAGCATTAGTAGAAGCCCTGTCAGAGCCCCAAGTAGAAGTGATCGCCGCAGCTATTCTAGGAGTCGCAGCCCTGTCCGTAGGACAAGGACACCTCGTGGTAGGAGCATTTCGAGAAGCGTCTCACCTGATGCTTCACCAAAGCGTATCAGAAGGGGAAGAGGTTTTAGTGAACGATATTCTTATGCCAGAAGGTATAGAACCCCTTCTCGTTCTCCTGTGAGGTCATACCGCTACAATGGAAGAAGTGACCGTGACAGGTAGAGCTCTATCTACTCTCTCGGATTAGTCATCATCTTGAGGTGATATTGAGCTTTGGATAATTGAATGTtctattttcactttttctgCTCAGATACACAAGTTATAGGAGGTATTCCCCCAGGCGATACAGGAGCCCACCACCACGTGCAAGATCTCCTCCAAGGTTATCTTTTTCTTTCAAGCTTCCTTGTTCCTATGACATTTTTATTTCTTAGAATTACAGAGATCTTGTATTTAGAGTCTAAAGGTGTGATTTGTATCTCTATCTTCAGTTCATTTATTTCTGGTGCTTGTGTTTTCCGTTCCTGATATGCCTGCCTATTAAGTAGACATGATTTTGTGAAAACCCATCTGTAGATACCGAGGCAGGAGGAGCAGGACACCTTTATCATGCAGCCCTCGTTATCGCAGTCGAAGATATAGCAGAAGCCGTAGCCCTGTTCGTAGCCGTTCACCAGTTGAACCATATCGAGCTCGTGTCTCTCCTCGTGCAGAGAGGCGCATGTCCTCATCTCGGAGCAGGAGTCCGTCACGATCGAGGTCTTCTGTAGAATCACAATCTCCACGAAAAGCAAGCGGAGTCAACAGGTCAAGGTCGTCATCCGGAAGCCCAAATGGAAAGAAAGGCCTAGTCTCGTATGAAGATGGTTCTCCTGACTCAAGCCCGAGGTAAAAAATCAGTGATTGGGTGTATGGAAGCTGATTGATAGTTATGTTTTGCCAGCTGGAGGCTTCAATTCTCAAACATCTCTACTTGCTTGCTGGAATTTATGAATGCTACGTTTTCTCTTTCTAAACCACCATTTAGGTTTTCCTTGTAGTCTGTTTCAGTTTTAATTGAATTTGACATGGGATAATAGTAGTACTAGAATAATGAAGTTGAGAGTGCAGTTTTAGTTGGGACCGGGGCCTTTATACATTGATGAGTGATGACCCCGATTGAGTTAGAGACTGTTGCATGATGAGTTGAATTTTATCAAAGTTATGGCCTATCCTATATTTCTGGGTTTGGGGGTTAAACCTAATTTTGGGGTAAAACTGTTGGTTGCCATTTCTACtgtattttgttagaaaatagtTGActgttattgaaaaaaaaaatatctgtACTGTTTGATGGAAAATTTTGTCCCTTTATTTTTGCATGTTGATTATTCTGCACCCTCATGTAAGAATAAAAATGGGTTCATTTATAATCGGAAAAAATCGTGATTTATCAATAATAACAACTTGCTTATATTTGAATGAGAAGATCCGCCGCTCCAACAATTCGTAAACCTTCATCGTTGACAACCTCAAGCAAGACGTCATCTCCCATCCATTTCCTAGAATTAGAGAAAAATACTAGAATGGGATTAATTCtgttaataatattcttaatagtGTACTACAAGGCGTATCCAAGCCAAATCCAAATTCGAATATCATATATAGCCAGGGAGAGATGAACGACGTCAAACAACTTATTTATAACTCTTATTGGGTAATTTCAGCCAAATTGAATTAGGATATTAACATTTAAAT
This window contains:
- the LOC112697469 gene encoding uncharacterized protein isoform X2; the encoded protein is MAIADRETLGSHFIITLKADHHLDRKHVVFGKLVHGHNVLKKIEDTGDEEGHPTVTVKIINCGEFNDDGKKINKSEANSQEVQRKGKHKKSSRDRRKRRKYSSSDSESSDSDMESSESDSDSESDGSSSSYVSSSSDDRRRKRKRSSRKDKHRRGKRRDKRRDKRRRKRDKKSKRRSKRDSGSLTDSDSGTKSGNSPDSRSQADGKDLKHKDHGQKNAEDQSPLNVENELPLAHRKKREELDMPEEEFPKENGARRSNGIGTNHRSDRSEERQPDVVDDHPGKSRSRSMSPKRAVSKSMSISPRGGKRSPSPSPSPDRSLSRSPSRSRSPPAPSRRSLSRSPARSISRSPVRRTSRSPDRSIIRSPVRGRKGRSVSRSPMRTRNHRSISRSSGRIRDRSVSRSPVRARDRRSISRSPVRARDRGSVSRSPVRSHSRSHRSRSSPRPPSRRTISRSPVRVSRKSISRSPVRSSARSLSRSSGRVPLRSISRSPVRAPSRSDRRSYSRSRSPVRRTRTPRGRSISRSVSPDASPKRIRRGRGFSERYSYARRYRTPSRSPVRSYRYNGRSDRDRYTSYRRYSPRRYRSPPPRARSPPRYRGRRSRTPLSCSPRYRSRRYSRSRSPVRSRSPVEPYRARVSPRAERRMSSSRSRSPSRSRSSVESQSPRKASGVNRSRSSSGSPNGKKGLVSYEDGSPDSSPR
- the LOC112697469 gene encoding uncharacterized protein isoform X1 is translated as MAKKKNPHVYMDVSIDGDPVERMVFELFYDIAPKTAENFRALCTGEKGVSPNTGKSLHYKGSFFHYILKGSIVRGGDFVNRNGTGGESIYGSKFPDESPRLKHDSSGLLSMAIADRETLGSHFIITLKADHHLDRKHVVFGKLVHGHNVLKKIEDTGDEEGHPTVTVKIINCGEFNDDGKKINKSEANSQEVQRKGKHKKSSRDRRKRRKYSSSDSESSDSDMESSESDSDSESDGSSSSYVSSSSDDRRRKRKRSSRKDKHRRGKRRDKRRDKRRRKRDKKSKRRSKRDSGSLTDSDSGTKSGNSPDSRSQADGKDLKHKDHGQKNAEDQSPLNVENELPLAHRKKREELDMPEEEFPKENGARRSNGIGTNHRSDRSEERQPDVVDDHPGKSRSRSMSPKRAVSKSMSISPRGGKRSPSPSPSPDRSLSRSPSRSRSPPAPSRRSLSRSPARSISRSPVRRTSRSPDRSIIRSPVRGRKGRSVSRSPMRTRNHRSISRSSGRIRDRSVSRSPVRARDRRSISRSPVRARDRGSVSRSPVRSHSRSHRSRSSPRPPSRRTISRSPVRVSRKSISRSPVRSSARSLSRSSGRVPLRSISRSPVRAPSRSDRRSYSRSRSPVRRTRTPRGRSISRSVSPDASPKRIRRGRGFSERYSYARRYRTPSRSPVRSYRYNGRSDRDRYTSYRRYSPRRYRSPPPRARSPPRYRGRRSRTPLSCSPRYRSRRYSRSRSPVRSRSPVEPYRARVSPRAERRMSSSRSRSPSRSRSSVESQSPRKASGVNRSRSSSGSPNGKKGLVSYEDGSPDSSPR